The nucleotide window CCCACGACGACGCGGCATCGGGTTCCGGGTCGAGGAAGACGTGTCGGTGATCGAAGGCCGCAACCAGCCTGATGTGCTTGCTAAGCAGCATGCCGTTGCCAAAGACGTCACCGCTCATGTCGCCGATGCCCACAACGGTGAAGTCCTCGGTCTGGGTGTCGACCCCGATTTCCCGGAAATGGCGTTTGACGGCTTCCCAGGCGCCCTTGGCGGTGATGCCCATGGCCTTGTGGTCGTACCCCACCGATCCACCGGAGGCAAACGCGTCACCCAGCCAGAACCCGTAGGACTTGGCGACGTCGTTGGCGATGTCGGAGAACGTGGCGGTGCCTTTGTCGGCGGCCACCACCAGGTAGGCGTCGTCGCCGTCGCGACGCACCACCTCCTGCGGAGGGCTGACCTGCCCAGTCGCGTGGTCGACGTTGTCGGTGACGTCGAGCAATCCCGAGATGAACAGCTGGTAGCAGGCGACGCCCTCGGCGCGGGTGGCATCACGGTCGGCCGCTCCGTCGCCGGTCGGTAGGGGCGGGCGCTTGACGACGAAGCCGCCCTTGGCCCCGACCGGCACAATGACAGCGTTCTTCACCGCTTGGGCCTTGACCAGACCCAAAATCTCGGTGCGGAAGTCATCGCGCCGGTCCGACCAGCGCAGGCCACCTCGCGCGACCGGTCCGAACCTCAGGTGCACGCCTTCCACGCGAGGCGAGTACACGAAGATCTCAAACTTGGGACGCGGCAGCGGCAGCTCGTCGATCAACGGTGCATCCAGCTTGAACACCAACACATCTCGCCCGCGAGCGGAACCCTCGCGGGAGACGAAGTAGTTGGTGCGCAAGGTGGCCTGAACCAGCGACGCGAATGCGCGCAGGATGCGGTCGGTGTCCAAACTCACCAGCGCATCGATGTCGGCTGCGACGGCCGCGGCGGCCGCTTGCGCGTCTCGACGCACCGGTGAGCCCGCCGGCCTGGGATCGAACAACGCCTCAAAGAGTGTGATCAATGACCGCGCGGTCGAGGGATGTTCGTTGAGCACCGATTCGATGTAGGACTGGCTGTAGGAAAAGCCCGCTTGGCGCAGGTACCTCGAGTAAGCGCGCAGCACCACCACCTGCTGCCAGGTCAACCCCGCGCGCATCACCAGTTCGTTGAACCGATCAATCTCGACGCGACCCTGCCAGATCGCGGTGACGGTATCGGCGAATCGCTCTGCGGCCGCATCCCGCTCGGCGACTGTGGTGGCCGTAGGGATCGTCGGATGCAGCGCGATCTTGAATTGATAAATCCAGACCGGTAGCCCGTCGGGGCGGGTCACCGTGAACGGACGCTCTTCGAGCACCACCACACCCATGCTCTGCAGCATCGGCAAAAGCTCGCTCAGCGATGCGGTGCACCCACCGAGAAACCAGGTCAGCTGGGCAACGCCGCTCTCGTCGGCATCGTCGCCCTCGGAAAATACCAACTTGACCGAATCGTCGGCCAGCTCGTTGATGATGGCGATGTGGTCGATGGCGTGGGTCGGGTTCACTGCCTGCTTGTAGGCCTCGGGGAAGGCGGCCGCGTAATGCTCGGCGTCAGCGTGCCCGACAGAGCCGTCGGCGGCGGCCCCGATCAGCCGATCGGCCCAGGTTCGCGCGGCTTCACTGAGTAGCGCCTGGATCCGGGTGCGGTTGGCCTCGGAAACATCGACCGCGCCCGGCGTGGCGGCCGCTTCCGTCTCGGGCAACCGGACCATGAAATGCATTAATGCCCAAGGTGATTCGCTGACCCGAGCGGTAAATTCCAGTCGCGTCCCGCCAAACTCGCGGACCAGGATGTCCTCAATCTGCAAGCGCACGGGCGTCGTGTAGCGATCACGAGGCACGTACACCAGGCACGAGACGAAGAACTGGAGCCGATCCACGCGCAGGAACAACAAGGCACGACGTTGCGATCCCAAATCCACCACGGCCTTGGCCATCGCCAACAGCCCTTCGGCGCTCAGCGTGAAAAGCTCCGGGCGCGGAACGGTCTGGATGACATCGAGCAGGAGCTGGCCCGGATGGCTGGGATCGCTGCCGGCCAGCTCGAGCGCCTCACGCACCCGCTGCGAGATCGCCGGGATCTCGAGCACGTCGGCGTTCATGGCCGCAACGCTGAACAGGCCCACAAAACGATGCTCGAGAACGTCTCCGCCACCAAGGTTTTCGCGCACCGCGATGGCATACGGGTACGCGCCATAACGCAGATAGCTGCCGACCCGGGCTTGAGCCAGGACCAGCAGCTTGGCTTCATCGGTCAGCCGCGGCCGAGTGCCCGTCCGCGCGCGCAACACGCCGAGCCCGCTGGACCCGTCGCCAATGACCATCCCGTTGTTGACTCGACAGGGTTGGTAACCCAGGAGGAGAAAGTTCCCATCGCCCAGCCAACGCAGCAGTGCCGCGACATCGGTGCGATCGGGCGCCGAATAGTGGCCTTCGGGGTCACTGTCGACCGCAGCAGCCAATTCGGCCAGGGTGGCGATCATCGCTGAGGCGTCGGTTGCGACGCGCTGGACGTCCGCCAGCACCCTGGGCAGCAGCTGTTCCACCTCGGTGAGGGTTTTTGCCTCAACTGACGGCGAAAGCTGGACCTGAATCCAGGCCTCACCGACATAGCGAGAGGTGTCGGCCGCTTTGGGTTCCACCCCGAGCAGTTCCCCCGTGTCGCTGCGGCGCACCTCGAACAACGGTGTCATGACGGCGGTGTAATCGACCCCGAGCCGGTGCAGCAGCACCGTCACGGAGTCCATCAGCATGCCGCCGTGCTCGGTGACCACTTGCAACGCCGGCCCGAACCCTGCCGGATCATCTGCCGGGTAGACGGCGACATTGCTTTCCCCGGGCGGACGCTGCTGGCCCAGCCGATAGTGCGCACGCAGCATCGACACCGTCAACGCCGAGGCCGGCGGTTCCGAAGTCCGTGCCCCGTCATCCGCCTGGCCGCGATAGCTGTCCAGATAGGCCTTGCAGATCCACTCGGGAACGTCCGCAATCTCGGTGAATGCGGTCCACGCCCCCGCATCCTGCTTGGCCTCGGGATCGATCGTCATGCCGAGTGCTCCCAACTCACGACGGATACCGCTGCGCATTGCGGCAGAGCTGACACTAGTCGCGTGTCAACCTGCGGTGGGTGACCCTGTGGGGACGCGCGGCTTCGACGCCCAACCGTTCCACCTTGTTCTCCTCGTAAGCACCGAAGTTGCCCTCGAACCAGAACCACTTGGCCTCGCTGTCGGCGTCGCCTTCCCAGGCCAAGATGTGCGTACAGGTCCGGTCGAGAAACCAGCGATCGTGCGAGATCACCACCGCGCAACCAGGGAAATTGACCAGCGCGTTTTCCAGTGAACTCAAGGTCTCGACATCTAGATCGTTGGTCGGTTCATCCAGCAGGATCAGATTGCCGCCCTGCTTGAGGGTCAACGCAAGGTTGAGCCTGTTGCGTTCACCGCCCGACAACACGCCAGCGGGCTTCTGCTGGTCGGGTCCTTTGAACCCGAACGCCGACACATACGCCCGCGACGGCACCTCGGACTGACCGACCTCGATGTAGTCCAGACCGTCGGAGACGACTTCCCACACTGTCTTCTTCGGATCAATGCCCGCCCGGGCCTGGTCGACATAGCTCAGCTTGACCGTCTCGCCGACCTTGACCGTGCCGCTGTCCGGCTCCTCAAGCCCGACGATGGTCTTGAACAGGGTGGTCTTGCCGACCCCGTTGGGGCCGATGACACCAACGATGCCGTTGCGCGGCAAGGTGAACGACAGATCCTTGATCAGGGTGCGTCCACCGAACCCCTTGTCCAGGTGCTCGACCTCCACCACCACCGCGCCCAGGCGGGGCCCGACGGGGATCTGGATCTCCTCGAAGTCGAGCTTGCGGGTCTTCTCCGCCTCCGCGGCCATCTCCTCGTAGCGCTGCAGTCGGGCCTTGCTTTTGGCCTGGCGCGCCTTGGCACCCGACCGGACCCAGGCCAGCTCGTCTTGCAGTCGCTTCTGCAGCTTGGCGTCCTTGCGGCCCTGCACCGCCAGCCGCTCGGCCTTTTTCTCCAGATAGGTCGAGTAGTTGCCTTCGTAGGGATAGGCACGGCCGCGATCCAATTCCAGGATCCATTCGGCGACATTGTCCAGGAAGTACCGGTCGTGTGTGACCGCCAGGATTGCGCCGGGGTAGCTGGCAAGGTGCTGTTCGAGCCACTGCACGCTCTCCGCGTCCAGGTGGTTGGTCGGCTCGTCGAGGAGCAACAGGTCAGGCTTTGACAGCAGCAGTTTGCACAGGGCGACGCGGCGACGTTCACCACCAGACAGGTTGCTGACCGGCTCGTCGGGCGGCGGGCAGCGCAGCGCATCCATCGCCTGCTCCAGCTGTGAATCGACGTCCCACGCGTCGGCGTGATCCAGTTCCTCCTGCAGCCGGCCCATCTCCTCCATCAACTCATCGGTGTAGTCGGT belongs to Mycobacterium basiliense and includes:
- a CDS encoding NAD-glutamate dehydrogenase, translated to MTIDPEAKQDAGAWTAFTEIADVPEWICKAYLDSYRGQADDGARTSEPPASALTVSMLRAHYRLGQQRPPGESNVAVYPADDPAGFGPALQVVTEHGGMLMDSVTVLLHRLGVDYTAVMTPLFEVRRSDTGELLGVEPKAADTSRYVGEAWIQVQLSPSVEAKTLTEVEQLLPRVLADVQRVATDASAMIATLAELAAAVDSDPEGHYSAPDRTDVAALLRWLGDGNFLLLGYQPCRVNNGMVIGDGSSGLGVLRARTGTRPRLTDEAKLLVLAQARVGSYLRYGAYPYAIAVRENLGGGDVLEHRFVGLFSVAAMNADVLEIPAISQRVREALELAGSDPSHPGQLLLDVIQTVPRPELFTLSAEGLLAMAKAVVDLGSQRRALLFLRVDRLQFFVSCLVYVPRDRYTTPVRLQIEDILVREFGGTRLEFTARVSESPWALMHFMVRLPETEAAATPGAVDVSEANRTRIQALLSEAARTWADRLIGAAADGSVGHADAEHYAAAFPEAYKQAVNPTHAIDHIAIINELADDSVKLVFSEGDDADESGVAQLTWFLGGCTASLSELLPMLQSMGVVVLEERPFTVTRPDGLPVWIYQFKIALHPTIPTATTVAERDAAAERFADTVTAIWQGRVEIDRFNELVMRAGLTWQQVVVLRAYSRYLRQAGFSYSQSYIESVLNEHPSTARSLITLFEALFDPRPAGSPVRRDAQAAAAAVAADIDALVSLDTDRILRAFASLVQATLRTNYFVSREGSARGRDVLVFKLDAPLIDELPLPRPKFEIFVYSPRVEGVHLRFGPVARGGLRWSDRRDDFRTEILGLVKAQAVKNAVIVPVGAKGGFVVKRPPLPTGDGAADRDATRAEGVACYQLFISGLLDVTDNVDHATGQVSPPQEVVRRDGDDAYLVVAADKGTATFSDIANDVAKSYGFWLGDAFASGGSVGYDHKAMGITAKGAWEAVKRHFREIGVDTQTEDFTVVGIGDMSGDVFGNGMLLSKHIRLVAAFDHRHVFLDPEPDAASSWEERRRMFELPRSSWDDYDRSLISDGGGVYSREQKAIPISPQVRDALGIDTDVAEMSPPNLIRAILQAPVDLLFNGGIGTYIKAESESDADVGDRANNPVRVNANQVRAKVVGEGGNLGVTALGRVEFDLSGGRINTDAMDNSAGVDCSDHEVNIKILIDALVTAGKVQPEERKQLLESMTDEVAQLVLTDNEDQNDLMGTSRANAASLLPVHADQIRYLVAERGVNRELEALPSEKEILRRAEAGIGLTSPELATLMAHVKLSLKEGVLATELPDQDVFASRLPYYFPKPLRERFTPEIRSHQLRREIVTTMLINDLVDTAGITYAFRIAEDIGVTPIDAVRTYVATDAIFGVDHIWRRIRAANLPVGLSDRLTLDTRRLIDRAGRWLLNYRPQPLAVGAEINRFAAKVKALTPRMSEWLRGDDKAIVEKEAADFISEGAPADLAYRVAVGLYRYSLLDIIDIADIADLDAAEVADTYFALVDRLGADGLLTAVSELPRSDRWHSLARLAIRDDIYGALRSLCFDVLAVGEPDESSEQKIVEWEHLSASRVERARRTLNEIRESGQKDLATLSVAARQIRRMTRTSGRGISG
- the ettA gene encoding energy-dependent translational throttle protein EttA, with translation MAEFIYTMKKVRKAHGDKVILDDVTLSFYPGAKIGVVGPNGAGKSSVLRIMAGLDKPNNGDAFLATGASVGILQQEPPLDEEKTVRGNVEEGLGDIKIKLDRFNEVAELMATDYTDELMEEMGRLQEELDHADAWDVDSQLEQAMDALRCPPPDEPVSNLSGGERRRVALCKLLLSKPDLLLLDEPTNHLDAESVQWLEQHLASYPGAILAVTHDRYFLDNVAEWILELDRGRAYPYEGNYSTYLEKKAERLAVQGRKDAKLQKRLQDELAWVRSGAKARQAKSKARLQRYEEMAAEAEKTRKLDFEEIQIPVGPRLGAVVVEVEHLDKGFGGRTLIKDLSFTLPRNGIVGVIGPNGVGKTTLFKTIVGLEEPDSGTVKVGETVKLSYVDQARAGIDPKKTVWEVVSDGLDYIEVGQSEVPSRAYVSAFGFKGPDQQKPAGVLSGGERNRLNLALTLKQGGNLILLDEPTNDLDVETLSSLENALVNFPGCAVVISHDRWFLDRTCTHILAWEGDADSEAKWFWFEGNFGAYEENKVERLGVEAARPHRVTHRRLTRD